Below is a genomic region from Salvelinus sp. IW2-2015 unplaced genomic scaffold, ASM291031v2 Un_scaffold3427, whole genome shotgun sequence.
CTTCAATGTACAAAACATCCTGAATACACCAAATGTCatcctgaccacacacacacacacacacacacacacacataacacacacacacacacacatacacataacacacacacgtcacacaacaCTTGTTGatctacacacccacacaccgctATTCTACAGTCTCAGTTTCGTAATTCGAGGCGTCCCCTCTCCCCCACTGCtatacctctcctcttccccctcctcttcctcctccagttgTAAACTCCCAGAGGAGAACCTCATCCTAGCCAGAGCATTGGACCGTACCACTTTACCCAACGGGGGTACTGGGCAGTAGTATGGGTAGATTACCTCTGGGTCTGAATCACTGTAGCTTCCACCGGCCCCCCCTAGAACACACAGCGAGGTGGGCCGGTCTGGCAAGGGGGAGGAGTTTAGAGGCAGGTAGGAGGGTCTTTGTGGAGTCTGGTGACGTGATAGGTGGGGGTAGTAACCTAGGGGACGGAACTCAGAGGCGGGGTTGGAGGCGGGGACTACTCTGGGGAACTTGACGTCCGGTTGGCTGGTGGCACGACGAGGAAGTCCAGGCAGGAAGTTGGAGTCGTCGCTGTAATGTCCCGCGTCTATTCTCCCGACGTCGAAACTCCTGGCTGCGTTTCCGCTCAAGAACCCACCGTGGTAGACCCTGGTCAACCCCAGCCCGGATGGGCGGAGATTCCGCCTGAGTGGCGACAGGGAAGACGAATCAGAGCGTGTGTAGAGAGAAGGGTGTGTCAGCCCCTCCAACAGGGTGTGGTCTAAGCGGTGCATCTGCGGGAGACGCTCCAATGAGGTTACGGCGCCGTCCAAAAAGTAGGCATGTCCGTGCGGATAGCTGGCCAATGGGAATGTTGGAAGGACTGGATGGAACTGGTAGGCGGGGTTATTGGGGTATAGGAGGACCAATTGCTGTGCGTCGGAGGCAGGCTGGGGTTTGGGCCGAAGTCTGGCCCTGCTGTTTCCGTGGTAAACCTCTCGATGCCCCGCCCCTCCCTGCCGTTGCccccctgccctcctctcctcgaTGTCTACCGATGTAGAGGCGGACCTTTGTTTAGGAGAGGCCGTTGATTGGTGGAAAGCTTGTGGGAGGCGGGACCGCTGCAGTTCCGTGGAGAAGACCACTTCGACAGCTGATTGGCTGCGTTTAGGGTTAGCTCCTCCCACTTCCTGTTGTTGTCTTTCCACTTCCTCTTCACTGTGGCTTCCGGGGCGCGGGAACGAGTCGGACTGCTCGTAGAGCTggagatgcgcacacacacacacgcacacacacacagacacacacacagacacacacacacacacacacacacacacacacacaaaagacagcATGAGGTGgataaatatgttgatgtgcaTTATTGAATTTGTCATTGGtagggttgtcacgataccagtatcgccTAGATACCCTAGTTGGAAACAAACTGTCTCATgttgccatccagaatcacatgtatttattttccaagctatagcacaaaatattttacatgaagcaggtttttaaaggaccaaagagtttaggCTGCGCTGTGTTTTACTCATAGGTGAAATTGCCACAGGGGATGgtgggacatgtcccccccccccccccccccccatattcaGAACAGGTTGATTCATCCCCCACTATAAATATATATCAAGTAAAAGTATATGAAAAATTGAAaattggagcggcaggtagcctagtagttagagtgttggacttgtaactgaaaggttgccggatcgaatccccgagctgacaacgtaaaataaagctgtcgttctgcccctgaacaaggcagttaacccactgttccccgggcgccaaatGACAttgatgtcaattaaggcagcccccccccgcacctctctgattgggttaaatgaggaagacacctttcagttgaacaactgactaggccccccccccctttcccaaaatatatagaaaagcaggaaatgtgctttaaaactgcaaaatgtgaAGAACAGCATGAGATAAGCACCAAAACACGACCACAACGTCCTCTGGCGTTAACCCAGCACCCCTGGCAGGCTAAAACGAACGCACCAAAACACTACCACGACGTCCTCTGGCGTTAACCCAGCACCCCTGGCAGGCTAAAACGAACGCACCAAAACACGACCACTTCGTTGTCTGCGTTTCTGTCATCAGAAGAAAATCTTTCCAAGTTACAGAGTTCAGACAGAATAAGGTCGGGAgacagactggggggggggggggtgttaggaTCGACATTCAACGACACATCTCAGTCTTTGTCCATGGTATGTTCACACTGAATTATTATATGAAGAACAAATGTGGACTGGGCATAAGGTAGGTGAACTCCACCTATAATACAACTCACAATTCATCTTTTGTCGTCCTAATATTTGCCTTGAAATACCTTCGTTACCGATGGTGACGACTTCCACTTCCATTTCAAAATTCCGTCAGtaccccttcctgtactccctgttcactcatgactgcacgactcccaacaccatccttgagtttgcagatgacaacagtggtgggcctgatcaccgacaacgacaagacagcctatagggaggaagtcagagacctggccgtgtggtgccaggacaacaacctctccctcaacgtgattaagacaaaggagatgattgtggactacaagaaaaggaggactgagctcgcccccatttacatcgacggggctgcagtggagcaggttgagagcttcaagttccttgatgttcacatcaacaacaaactatcatggtccaagcagaccagacagtcatgaagagggcacgacaaaacctattttagactgaaaagatttggcatgtgtccttagatcctcaaaaggttgtacagctgcaccatcgagagcatcctgacgggttgcatcactgcctggtatgacaactacttggcctccgaccgcaaggcactacagaggttagtgcgtacgacccagtacatcactggggccaagcttcctgccatccaggacctctataccaggcggtgtcagaggaaggccctacaaattgtcaaagacttcagccaccccagtcatagactgttctctctgctgccgcacggcaagcggtaccggagcaccacgtctaggtccaagaggcttctaaacagcttctaccccccataTAGACATacgactactgaacatctaatcaaattggTACCTAGAATATTCACATTGCAACTCTCTCTAATTATCTTATtattaattatctatgcatagtcactttaataactctacctacatgtacatattacctcaattaccatcgacaccggtgcccccgcacattgactctgtcccggtaccccgtgtatatatcctcgctactgttattttactgctgctctttaattatttattatttttatttcttttttttgtttgtatttttcagGGCTTGTAAggtacatgtgactaataaagttcgATTTGAAAATCCCCCTCCATATCACCTCGAGAGGCATAATATGTCAAAATATTATtcacattattattatgattactaTTATTCTAGATTTTTCAGTAGATAGATTTTTCTCCCTGTGGTTGCTAGGTAGAGTAGATAGATTTGTCTCCCTGTGGTTGCTAGGTAGAGTAGATAGATTTGTCTCCCTGTGGTTGCTAGGTAGAGTAGATAGATTTTTCTCCCTGTGGTTGCTAGGTAGAGTAGAAAGATTTTTCTCCCTGTGGTTGCTAGGTACAGTAGATAGATTTGTCTCCCTGTGGTTGCTAGGTAGAGTAGATAGATTTTTCTCCCTGTGGTTGctaggtagagtagagtagatttTTCTCCCTGTGGTTGttcgcaggtacacacacacacacacacacacacacacacaaacaaaacacccacaacacaccacacacacacccacacacacacacaacaccaacacaccacacaacacaccaccagccTTGTATACTAACCTTCTGGGaaacacaattcagtcccattcaaccCTACTGTCAAACTAACCATAAACCTGAAAACCTAAcgctaatcctaaccctaacctaacctaatcaTAACCTACATCCTAATCCTACCCTAATCCTAACGCCTaatcataaccctaaccctaatcctaccctaatcctaaccctaatcaaTCTAATCCTAAtcctaccctaaccataaccctaatcatacaacctaacctaaccctaactcctaatcctaaccctaatcctaatcctgtctcctctcgtctccaGGGTAACACTAAGATAACACATTCAGCCTGGGCCAAGGTCCGTAAACTGAGCTTCAAGGAGGAACACTTCCTCATCAACTACATGACCAAATAGGGGTGAGACTCCTATTCCCAGCCATATTCACTTCCTCAtcaaactacatgaccaaatagGGGTGAGACTCCTAATACCCAACATTATCACTTCCTCAtcaaactacatgaccaaataaGGGGTGAGACTCTATTACCAACCATATTCACTTCCTCATCAAACTACATGACAAATAAGGGGTGAGCTCCTATACCCAACCATATTCACTTCCTCTtcaaactacatgaccaaataaGGGGTGAGACTCCTATTACCCAACCATATTCACTTCCTCATCAAACTACATGACCAATAAGGGGTGAGCTCCTATTACCCAACCATATTCACTTCCTCTTCAAACTACATGAAATAGGGGTGAGACTCCTATTACCCAACCATATTCACCTTCCTCAtcaaactacatgaccaaataaGGGGTGAGATCCTATTACCAACCATATTCACTTCCTCTtcaaactacatgaccaaataaGGGGTGAGACTCCTATTACCAACCATATTCACTTCCTCTTCAATAACATGACCAAATAAGGGGTGAGACTCCTATTACCCAACCATATTCACCTTCTCATCAAACTACATGAACAATAAGGGGTGAGCTGCTACTACCCAACCATTTCACTTCCTCTtcaaactacatgaccaaataaGGGGTGAGACTCCTATTacccaagcctgttctattcaacTTTGTAAGACTGTTTCATAGAATATAATTCCTCTGCCCTCCGAAGTGTATTTAGATATCTCACATTTTCAGGAATTAATAACAGTGTTTTTAAGGAAATTTCAAGAGAAGATACATTTTAGTGTGTACAACTTCTTTAAAGTATATaccttctttaaaaaaataaatatttacctGTGGTCTCCACGTGTGTGCGCACCAGCCGTCCTAAGGACCACGGTAGAGTTTGCGATGGCGAGTCGAGACGTATCTAAGTCCTTCTGGAAGACCTGTGTTGAATACCATGCCTTCTTCAGACTGGCCAAAGAGCCACGTCACGCAGCAAGACTCTGCTGTCCAGCAAAGGGTCCAGCTTCAGATACAGGTATGGAGAAGATGGAGCTACACACTCACTGGGTACCAGACACATACTGGGTAGCAGACAGCATGCTGGGTACAGAACATGCTGGGTACAGACCACCCGGGTAGACACATACTGGGTACAGACACATGCTGGGTACAGACACCGGGTACAAGACACATACTGGGTACAGACAACTACTGGGTACAGACACATGCTGGGTACAGACACACCGGGTACAGACACATACTGggtacagacacacactggtTACAGACACATGCTGggtacagacacacactggtTACAGACACACTACTGGGTAACGACACACACTGGTTACAGACACATACTGGGTACAGACACATACTGGGTACAGACACGCATGCTGGGTCCAGACANNNNNNNNNNNNNNNNNNNNNNNNNNNNNNNNNNNNNNNNNNNNNNNNNNNNNNNNNNNNNNNNNNNNNNNNNNNNNNNNNNNNNNNNNNNNNNNNNNNNNNNNNNNNNNNNNNNNNNNNNNNNNNNNNNNNNNNNNNNNNNNNNNNNNNNNNNNNNNNNNNNNNNNNNNNNNNNNNNNNNNNNNNNNNNNNNNNNNNNNNNNNNNNNNNNNNNNNNNNNNNNNNNNNNNNNNNNNNNNNNNNNNNNNNNNNNNNNNNNNNNNNNNNNNNNNNNNNNNNNNNNNNNNNNNNNNNNNNNNNNNNNNNNNNNNNNNNNNNNNNNNNNNNNNNNNNNNNNNNNNNNNNNNNNNNNNNNNNNNNNNNNNNNNNNNNNNNNNNNNNNNNNNNNNNNNNNNNNNNNNNNNNNNNNNNNNNNNNNNNNNNNNNNNNNNNNNNNNNNNNNNNNNNNNNNNNNNNNNNNNNNNNNNNNNNNNNNNNNNNNNNNNNNNNNNNNNNNNNNNNNNNNNNNNNNNNNNNNNNNNNNNNNNNNNNNNNNNNNNNNNNNNNNNNNNNNNNNNNNNNNNNNNNNNNNNNNNNNNNNNNNNNNNNNNNNNNNNNNNNNNNNNNNNNNNNNNNNNNNNNNNNNNNNNNNNNNNNNNNNNNNNNNNNNNNNNNNNNNNNNNNNNNNNNNNNNNNNNNNNNNNNNNNNNNNNNNNNNNNNNNNNNNNNNNNNNNNNNNNNNNNNNNNNNNNNNNNNNNNNNNNNNNNNNNNNNNNNNNNNNNNNNNNNNNNNNNNNNNNNNNNNNNNNNNNNNNNNNNNNNNNNNNNNNNNNNNNNNNNNNNNNNNNNNNNNNNNNNNNNNNNNNNNNNNNNNNNNNNNNNNNNNNNNNNNNNNNNNNNNNNNNNNNNNNNNNNNNNNNNNNNNNNNNNNNNNNNNNNNNNNNNNNNNNNNNNNNNNNNNNNNNNNNNNNNNNNNNNNNNNNNNNNNNNNNNNNNNNNNNNNNNNNNNNNNNNNNNNNNNNNNNNNNNNNNNNNNNNNNNNNNNNNNNNNNNNNNNNNNNNNNNNNNNNNNNNNNNNNNNNNNNNNNNNNNNNNNNNNNNNNNNNNNNNNNNNNNNNNNNNNNNNNNNNNNNNNNNNNNNNNNNNNNNNNNNNNNNNNNNNNNNNNNNNNNNNNNNNNNNNNNNNNNNNNNNNNNNNNNNNNNNNNNNNNNNNNNNNNNNNNNNNNNNNNNNNNNNNNNNNNNNNNNNNNNNNNNNNNNNNNNNNNNNNNNNNNNNNNNNNNNNNNNNNNNNNNNNNNNNNNNNNNNNNNNNNNNNNNNNNNNNNNNNNNNNNNNNNNNNNNNNNNNNNNNNNNNNNNNNNNNNNNNNNNNNNNNNNNNNNNNNNNNNNNNNNNNNNNNNNNNNNNNNNNNNNNNNNNNNNNNNNNNNNNNNNNNNNNNNNNNNNNNNNNNNNNNNNNNNNNNNNNNNNNNNNNNNNNNNNNNNNNNNNNNNNNNNNNNNNNNNNNNNNNNNNNNNNNNNNNNNNNNNNNNNNNNNNNNNNNNNNNNNNNNNNNNNNNNNNNNNNNNNNNNNNNNNNNNNNNNNNNNNNNNNNNNNNNNNNNNNNNNNNNNNNNNNNNNNNNNNNNNNNNNNNNNNNNNNNNNNNNNNNNNNNNNNNNNNNNNNNNNNNNNNNNNNNNNNNNNNNNNNNNNNNNNNNNNNNNNNNNNNNNNNNNNNNNNNNNNNNNNNNNNNNNNNNNNNNNNNNNNNNNNNNNNNNNNNNNNNNNNNNNNNNNNNNNNNNNNNNNNNNNNNNNNNNNNNNNNNNNNNNNNNNNNNNNNNNNNNNNNNNNNNNNNNNNNNNNNNNNNNNNNNNNNNNNNNNNNNNNNNNNNNNNNNNNNNNNNNNNNNNNNNNNNNNNNNNNNNNNNNNNNNNNNNNNNNNNNNNNNNNNNNNNNNNNNNNNNNNNNNNNNNNNNNNNNNNNNNNNNNNNNNNNNNNNNNNNNNNNNNNNNNNNNNNNNNNNNNNNNNNNNNNNNNNNNNNNNNNNNNNNNNNNNNNNNNNNNNNNNNNNNNNNNNNNNNNNNNNNNNNNNNNNNNNNNNNNNNNNNNNNNNNNNNNNNNNNNNNNNNNNNNNNNNNNNNNNNNNNNNNNNNNNNNNNNNNNNNNNNNNNNNNNNNNNNNNNNNNNNNNNNNNNNNNNNNNNNNNNNNNNNNNNNNNNNNNNNNNNNNNNNNNNNNNNNNNNNNNNNNNNNNNNNNNNNNNNNNNNNNNNNNNNNNNNNNNNNNNNNNNNNNNNNNNNNNNNNNNNNNNNNNNNNNNNNNNNNNNNNNNNNNNNNNNNNNNNNNNNNNNNNNNNNNNNNNNNNNNNNNNNNNNNNNNNNNNNNNNNNNNNNNNNNNNNNNNNNNNNNNNNNNNNNNNNNNNNNNNNNNNNNNNNNNNNNNNNNNNNNNNNNNNNNNNNNNNNNNNNNNNNNNNNNNNNNNNNNNNNNNNNNNNNNNNNNNNNNNNNNNNNNNNNNNNNNNNNNNNNNNNNNNNNNNNNNNNNNNNNNNNNNNNNNNNNNNNNNNNNNNNNNNNNNNNNNNNNNNNNNNNNNNNNNNNNNNNNNNNNNNNNNNNNNNNNNNNNNNNNNNNNNNNNNNNNNNNNNNNNNNNNNNNNNNNNNNNNNNNNNNNNNNNNNNNNNNNNNNNNNNNNNNNNNNNNNNNNNNNNNNNNNNNNNNNNNNNNNNNNNNNNNNNNNNNNNNNNNNNNNNNNNNNNNNNNNNNNNNNNNNNNNNNNNNNNNNNNNNNNNNNNNNNNNNNNNNNNNNNNNNNNNNNNNNNNNNNNNNNNNNNNNNNNNNNNNNNNNNNNNNNNNNNNNNNNNNNNNNNNNNNNNNNNNNNNNNNNNNNNNNNNNNNNNNNNNNNNNNNNNNNNNNNNNNNNNNNNNNNNNNNNNNNNNNNNNNNNNNNNNNNNNNNNNNNNNNNNNNNNNNNNNNNNNNNNNNNNNNNNNNNNNNNNNNNNNNNNNNNNNNNNNNNNNNNNNNNNNNNNNNNNNNNNNNNNNNNNNNNNNNNNNNNNNNNNNNNNNNNNNNNNNNNNNNNNNNNNNNNNNNNNNNNNNNNNNNNNNNNNNNNNNNNNNNNNNNNNNNNNNNNNNNNNNNNNNNNNNNNNNNNNNNNNNNNNNNNNNNNNNNNNNNNNNNNNNNNNNNNNNNNNNNNNNNNNNNNNNNNNNNNNNNNNNNNNNNNNNNNNNNNNNNNNNNNNNNNNNNNNNNNNNNNNNNNNNNNNNNNNNNNNNNNNNNNNNNNNNNNNNNNNNNNNNNNNNNNNNNNNNNNNNNNNNNNNNNNNNNNNNNNNNNNNNNNNNNNNNNNNNNNNNNNNNNNNNNNNNNNNNNNNNNNNNNNNNNNNNNNNNNNNNNNNNNNNNNNNNNNNNNNNNNNNNNNNNNNNNNNNNNNNNNNNNNNNNNNNNNNNNNNNNNNNNNNNNNNNNNNNNNNNNNNNNNNNNNNNNNNNNNNNNNNNNNNNNNNNNNNNNNNNNNNNNNNNNNNNNNNNNNNNNNNNNNNNNNNNNNNNNNNNNNNNNNNNNNNNNNNNNNNNNNNNNNNNNNNNNNNNNNNNNNNNNNNNNNNNNNNNNNNNNNNNNNNNNNNNNNNNNNNNNNNNNNNNNNNNNNNNNNNNNNNNNNNNNNNNNNNNNNNNNNNNNNNNNNNNNNNNNNNNNNNNNNNNNNNNNNNNNNNNNNNNNNNNNNNNNNNNNNNNNNNNNNNNNNNNNNNNNNNNNNNNNNNNNNNNNNNNNNNNNNNNNNNNNNNNNNNNNNNNNNNNNNNNNNNNNNNNNNNNNNNNNNNNNNNNNNNNNNNNNNNNNNNNNNNNNNNNNNNNNNNNNNNNNNNNNNNNNNNNNNNNNNNNNNNNNNNNNNNNNNNNNNNNNNNNNNNNNNNNNNNNNNNNNNNNNNNNNNNNNNNNNNNNNNNNNNNNNNNNNNNNNNNNNNNNNNNNNNNNNNNNNNNNNNNNNNNNNNNNNNNNNNNNNNNNNNNNNNNNNNNNNNNNNNNNNNNNNNNNNNNNNNNNNNNNNNNNNNNNNNNNNNNNNNNNNNNNNNNNNNNNNNNNNNNNNNNNNNNNNNNNNNNNNNNNNNNNNNNNNNNNNNNNNNNNNNNNNNNNNNNNNNNNNNNNNNNNNNNNNNNNNNNNNNNNNNNNNNNNNNNNNNNNNNNNNNNNNNNNNNNNNNNNNNNNNNNNNNNNNNNNNNNNNNNNNNNNNNNNNNNNNNNNNNNNNNNNNNNNNNNNNNNNNNNNNNNNNNNNNNNNNNNNNNNNNNNNNNNNNNNNNNNNNNNNNNNNNNNNNNNNNNNNNNNNNNNNNNNNNNNNNNNNNNNNNNNNNNNNNNNNNNNNNNNNNNNNNNNNNNNNNNNNNNNNNNNNNNNNNNNNNNNNNNNNNNNNNNNNNNNNNNNNNNNNNNNNNNNNNNNNNNNNNNNNNNNNNNNNNNNNNNNNNNNNNNNNNNNNNNNNNNNNNNNNNNNNNNNNNNNNNNNNNNNNNNNNNNNNNNNNNNNNNNNNNNNNNNNNNNNNNNNNNNNNNNNNNNNNNNNNNNNNNNNNNNNNNNNNNNNNNNNNNNNNNNNNNNNNNNNNNNNNNNNNNNNNNNNNNNNNNNNNNNNNNNNNNNNNNNNNNNNNNNNNNNNNNNNNNNNNNNNNNNNNNNNNNNNNNNNNNNNNNNNNNNNNNNNNNNNNNNNNNNNNNNNNNNNNNNNNNNNNNNNNNNNNNNNNNNNNNNNNNNNNNNNNNNNCACATCGAGGTACAGACACACCgggtacagacacacatacatgaaAGCCACACACTGTGTGTTCAGGTGATTGAAACGAATGTGTTCTGTTTCAGTGGCAGGACCCAGAAACAGCTGATGGAGTATATGccgacaggagagaagagacacaggccTTTCGAACGAGTGGGAagacagtgtgtgggtgtgttgtgtctgtgtgtgtgtgtgtgtggtgtgtgtgtgtgtgtgtggtgtgtgtgtgtgtgtgtgtgtgtgtgtgtgtgtgtgtgtgtgtgttaaaccctgtctctttctccgTTAGGTCCTACTGTAAGTCAGAgtccagacagtgtgtgtgtgggtgtgttgagggTGTTaaaccctgtctctttctccgTTAGGTCCTACTGTAAGTCAGatccagacagtgtgtgtgtgtgtgtgtgtgggtgttaaaccctgtctctttctccattAGGTCCTACTGTAAGTCAGAGTCCAGACAGTGTAGATCCTCTCCTGACCTCCTCACAGACGTCTCTAAACAGGTAAACTATCAATCTACTCTACCTAGCGACCACAGGAGAAAAATCTACTCTACCTAGCGACCACAGGGAGAAAAAATCTACTCTACCTAGCAACCACAGGGAGAAAAATCTATCTACTCTACCTAGTGACCACAGGAGAAaaatctactctactctacctagCAACCACAGGGAGAAAAATCTATCTACTCTACCTAGCGACCACAGGGAGAAAAATCTACTCTACTAACGACCACAGGGAGAAAAATCTACTCTACCTAGCAACCACAGGGAGAAAAATCTATCTACTCTACCTAGCAACACAGAAGGAGAAAaaattctactctactctacctagCAACCACAGGGAGAAAAATCTATCTACTTACCTAGCCCAGTACCCCAGAGTGTGTGACGGCCAGGTTGAGTCTCATGCCCTCGCCATCGTGGGCAGGGTGGGGGCGGATCCCGTACATGTCTAGTTTCCTAGCAACCTCCAACAGATGGATGTCTGAGTCCGCAGGAGAGTGACCCCTGGAACAATCAGATAatcaatcagtgtgtgtgtgtgtgaaacatacTGTTTCAGTTCTAATGGTGACCTTACTGTATATTCTGATGCTAAGGAAGTGCCTCCACAGGGACCACAGGATCTCTATGACAGTCACAGTAGATGCTAATGCTAGGGAAGTGCTTCCCACATGGATCATATGATCTCTATGACAGTGACAGTAGATGCTAATGCTAGGGAAGTGCTTCCCACATGGACCATAGGATCTCTATGACAGTGACAGTAGATGCTAATGCTAAAGTGCTAACCTGTGTTTCCTGTGGAACTTCATAATCTTGTGGTCCAGGTATTCCTGGTTAGGGACGTATCTCCTCATCTCTAGATGGTGGATGTCCAACTCTTCCTTGTAGTCTCCCAGTTCTGCTGTACATTACGCACACGTGCACGAACGGAAGCACACGTGCACGAACGGAAGCACACGTGCACGAATGGAAGCACACGTATATGCCTCAAGCATGGACgaacacgtgcacatacacacacacacacaaaggtaaaCCGCGAatgtacaaaaacaaacacacacacacacacacacacacagcaagtaaGTAAGTCATTTCAGGTAGGTTAACTTCGACGAGTGAGTTACGGATATTATCCAAGGATAGGATGTCATAAGGATTGACATCCAAGGattggatgtcataaggtgaatgcaccaatttgtaagtcgctctggataagagcgtctgctaaatgacttaaatgtaaatgtaaatgataggaATACATGCAATCTAGAAAGTAAATGGCAGGGTCATATGTATTAGTGTTGACAATAGCAAaacgttaaaaaatatatatattttacaacagaaaaaaaaacgatttcttattggacaagttcccTGCCTGTCTCCGCCCCATTGGCTTCTGTTTCCTTTCCCGTGAATAGAACCCAGGTGTTAATCGGATTGGGCTCGACTCACACTGCAGTATATGGGAGACCAGCAGGGCGGCGCTGTTGTCATTACAGGTTAGACTGCCTGTAGAGAGGTCCTGCTTTATCTGGAGAGAAAACAGATACCTggtagagagaagaagacacCTGGGTCAGATagatatacatactgtacacctgGGTCAGATagatatacatactgtacacctgggtcagatagatagatatactgtacacctgggacagacagatagacagacagagatagacagatagatagacagacagacagacagacagacagacagacagacagacagacagacagacagacagacagacagacagacagacagacagataaactcaGCCTAAAAAGAACCGTCCTCTCTGTCAACcgcgtttattttcagta
It encodes:
- the LOC139025857 gene encoding FERM domain-containing protein 7-like, with translation MPVWLEQLKPLANQIKNTSDLFFRFIVKFFPPDPGQLQRGLTRYLFSLQIKQDLSTGSLTCNDNSAALLVSHILQSELGDYKEELDIHHLEMRRYVPNQEYLDHKIMKFHRKHRGHSPADSDIHLLEVARKLDMYGIRPHPAHDGEGMRLNLAVTHSGVCAHLQLYEQSDSFPRPGSHSEEEVERQQQEVGGANPKRSQSAVEVVFSTELQRSRLPQAFHQSTASPKQRSASTSVDIEERRAGGQRQGGAGHREVYHGNSRARLRPKPQPASDAQQLVLLYPNNPAYQFHPVLPTFPLASYPHGHAYFLDGAVTSLERLPQMHRLDHTLLEGLTHPSLYTRSDSSSLSPLRRNLRPSGLGLTRVYHGGFLSGNAARSFDVGRIDAGHYSDDSNFLPGLPRRATSQPDVKFPRVVPASNPASEFRPLGYYPHLSRHQTPQRPSYLPLNSSPLPDRPTSLCVLGGAGGSYSDSDPEVIYPYYCPVPPLGKVVRSNALARMRFSSGSLQLEEEEEGEEERYSSGGEGTPRITKLRL